Within Spinacia oleracea cultivar Varoflay chromosome 4, BTI_SOV_V1, whole genome shotgun sequence, the genomic segment GTCCTTATCTTTTTAACAATTCTTTCCCCAGGTGGCCTTTCAGAAAACAACCCTCTATTAGAGATTTGAGGTGTGGTGGGCTATTAGCGTACATCTTAACCTTCCTGTACCCTACCAATTGATGGATCCATGTTGATTGTTTACGTCTAAGTTGTTTGGAATTTACAGCTAAACCTCATCAGGAAATTGAACATTTATGCCCTGGAGAATTACATCTCCAAGCAAAAGACAGTACAGGTATCATAGATgatcaaaatcattaataactCATACAAAGCATAACAATTGATAGCACTTCAGCAATTGAAAATTAGAAATATCAACGAGAAGTTTTCAAGGATCTAATTAAGGTAAACTTTAAGCTGGAGCTCAAAAACAGGATAAACTGCTCAGTCGAAATAGCTTTTTTAATACCACCTTCTCAATTTTTTAATACCACTCACATCAAGCAACACACTATTTCGAAAACCAGTGCAAGATATTACAGAAACCATACTATAGATTGAATGTTAGTCCTGCAAGAAGACCATCAAGGATTCTTGATAACTTAGTAAGGGTTCTAAGATGAGACTAATGGTTGTATAACTTGCCAGAAATTGTAACAGACAATGTCAAGAGAAATTGTAGGGAAGACATGCGAGGAAGATACATTATCGACGTGGAAAAGCAAGCATATATCATGTAAGAATGTGAGACACTGAAAATCCAAACACTTCCTTACTATATTACCACTCACCAAAAGCTCGCGTACAAGCTAAAGCTCTCACCTTAAGAGGGATCTTAGTCTTCTTGAATCACAACATACAAGCAAAGGAAAATTCCAGCCAGGAACGGATCTACGTAGGAGCACAGCGTTGTGGGTTCAATTTGTTGAAAGCAATATTTTTTGTTCCTTTCACTTTATGTGCTGCCATTTTTATCTTTTTCTATTTTAATAAATCCCCttcaattaatattattatttttttaattttttccttCAAATAGTTTTTCCACCTCCATGTTCAATTGAACTacacttaattttttttggtgaacAATGTGGCCGCCTGGCCGGTCAAATTTACTAATGTTTAAAATCTTAAATGAATGTGATTTTTAATACAAGTACTACAACACACCAAAttgtattacggagtataattaTGTTACTATTCTCTGTAATATGTATAATTTTTCGTCTAAGTCTCTTCCCCGCAGTTTTTATAAAAAATCGTAACATCACCCCGAAAAAATAATACATGCGAAGTTGAAGTATTTGAAGCatgtgattttaatttttgaaatgCCCTCTTACTACCCCAGATCACACAAAATTGTCTTTATCTACACTGAAGTGCAAAAGGTCCTTTAATGGTGCAAGGATTTtcctaatttttatttaaataaagttGATTCAAGGCTGGGGGTGGTTGAAATCTACCTCCCCTAAGGTATGAGATCCCCTTACCTTGTAGGTTTTCCATGTGGGGTCCTTAAGTTCCATTTTGCATATTTTATGAATGAAACACCATAGGTTAGGATAGTTCCAAACCCATACCTAATACTTCATTCGTTTCTTTTTACTTTCACTATTTTCCTTTTAATGAAGTTGCATATTGGTTGCACCATTTCCATTCATGGTATGTTTTCACATGTTTTTAGGTGTGTTCAAACACTAAATACCCACTTTACCACTCACATTTCACATTTATCGTTGTTACCTAACCTTTTCCTCTCTTTGTTTGTTATCATATGGGCAATTATGATATTTGCAATTATTCTTAATCTTTGCGCCCACCCCaaatggtgcaagtaaaaaGGAGGAAGTACCAAACGCTGAATCAAACACCCCTTAGATTTTTGAGTAAAGAAGTTTAATACCGGGAGTTGTGAAGTTCCACAACCAAGTTAGCTCAACCACTTTCGGCAATCACATGACTCACATCCATCCTTCAACCCCAACATAATGTTCCCTGATTGGGCATATTAATCTCAAAGAAAATCAGAGACTTAAATCATCCGAAGTCCAAAATCATTCAAAACACACACCCAAAAAAAATAGCATTCAAAACACAGGTCAACCCCAAATGTTTAGTAACAGACCTAAaagaaacacaaaaataaaaaggagGAAAATTGAGAACTGCATGCATAAAAGTGTGAAATGCTAGCAGGAGATGCAGAAAACAAACTTACAACTGAAAGTTGATTTCCAGATTCCTCCTTTGACACAATCTCCCCGTGCCAAGTTTCTAGATTCTCCTTGATAGAGGGAAAGCTCTGTAGAGAAATAGTGATTCGGAGTCTCATCGGAGACCTTTTAATTGGGAATTTCTTCTGAAGCTCACGTATAACCTCTAGCGCCTACAATTTATACACATTAAGCTGAGGAACTCAATTACATAAGCTACAAGAACAAGACCATTTCGACACTAAGATAAAGCTGCAGTTCAGACTTCAGTAATCAAAAGGCGAACTAAAAGTTCTACAACAGAACGAGTCAAATtcataaaacaagaaaatgaaGCTTGTTCAGAGAGCACAAATTTGGGATGCCAGAAATTTGGGATGCCAGAAATTCATGGCAAGGAGAACATACGCCTAAGGATCAACGGATTGCTAACCTGCTTCTTTGAACTGCTATGAGGATCAACAGCATAGTGGATTTCATGCATCAAACGTTCAATCATACTAATAGTGTAAGGATGTTTAGTCTCGGGATTAATAGTCTTCTGCATGACAATAGTTGCAATATCTCGAAATTGACTCGATAATTGGGCCTCCCTCTCTTTCCCTGCAACTTGAAGTTCTCCTTTATCCAAAATCTACCAAACAAAATTTGCATCAGAATATCATACCCCAAAGACATTTGGTTACACAATTAAAAGACAAAACTAGCAGGAATTTCACGCACCTCCAAACATATTTTTGTCTGATCATCCGTACCGAAAGCAGCAATTAAATCCTTAGACTTGGCTAGCACTCCTTTTGATACATTGGAATATACAATTTGGGATTGCAATACTTCATCTATATCTTTCTCCctgaataaaaaaatattagcaAACTCAATACAAAAATTGAAAGTTTAACATTTAAGTGAGACGGAAATTTAAAAGGCACACTATTGTCAAACTGAATTTTAAGTCTCCACCTATATTAAATACTTCGTATGATTTAACTACATGCTACAAAATTCGGTGGATACCAAGTAACTTAGTTGGTTAAAGTATTGAGGATGGAAGTATGGAACCCAAGAACAATGACGAACCTCGTCTACATCATTCCCCATAATGAACTTCTCTACACCCAGAAAACcatacacaaaaaaaaaaatccaattaaCTCAAACTACACTCGATCAATGATTAcagaaatgagcaaaaaaacaaCTCCAAGAACTTGATAAATAATTTAGTAATATCAAAAAATCTGCGATTCATGCAAGAAAGACAAAGAACCCTAATCAAAGTTCACGCAATTTTGAATCAATAACCACTCtccgaaaaaaaatataatgaaTTGAAAACGCAATAAAAATTTGATTTCAACAGAAAATTGGGAAGGGGAGATTCAAGTAAAGaagagagatagagagagaaagagagttaCACAGCAGAGCGCCATGAAAGGACTTTGTTCTTGTAGCAAGCAATTTCGAAGCGATTGCCGTGCTTCTTCAGTCGAACAACGGCGACATTTGTGAGGCGCTTCTGGCCTATCGGCTGTAACAACGACTTCGACATTCGGTGCTTCACTCAAACTCCGCTGTATACTCGCCTTCTCCGTCGCTGCCGCCGCCTAGCAAAGCTGCCAGATAGGAGTTGTATTGTGCCTTTTTCAACTTTGAGGTTGATGATATGGGAAAATAGAAATGAACTTCGAGGGTCTGAAATTTCTGGAAGGAGGGGGGACTTTATATATTCCGTACTTGTATGTCGTGTAAGCGTACACGTGTCAGTGGTACTACCTACACAGCTTAACTAATGACAGTTGCCATGGctaactgatttttttttcacaaaccatgtattttttttgttataaaaatcaATGTCAATAACGAGAGAGATTAAGACCTTAAGAAACTAAGGAGTATAATAATGTTCAAATCcagatgaaaataaattaacctTAAAATTTATCtgtttataaacatataactagtgtgtggcatGAGCGTTGTCCCGGTTTCTTACTTTCATTcgggtttatttattttgtaaatatGTGCACATCTTATGGAGTCGTCGTCGACATCAAATGACATCGAATTACAGTGGTGACACAAGAttagtggccgatcaacaacctTCCCAAATATGAAACCCCACAttcgaaaataaaaacaaagttAGATACTTTTCTTCATAATTAGTTGATTTATTATaccgttttttttgtttctgAGGCTTAAGCTATAAAGTAATAActgtacatttataaattaaataatcatttccttttttcctttttcctttttttttgcattcacttttatttaatgtattattTAACGTcaaaagaatatatatatatatatatttacataGAAAGATGTAACATAAATTGTGGTTGGCTAAAATGGTaggaagtgtaacttttaacaaagaggtttGGTGTTCGATCCTAGCTTGTTACATGTTTTTGGTTGTAATGACATGTCATAATGTTAattagtggtgacgtggcgtaatgAGGAGAGGTATACGTGACATGTATACATTCTTaagaacgccttttaatatattagtatagactagttatacattttttttaaaacgacGGTCTGACTTGTCAGACCAAACAAACCATGGGTTTTGCGGGTCAAAAACATGGGTATGGGTCAAAATTTCGGATCATATATAACTATATTTTCATCccattttaaaaccctaattcattttctctctcctcataatCTCTCTGGCTCTCTGCCCCTCTCTTTCCTCCGctgcctctctctctctcctccattttcgCCGGCCTCCTTTCGTCGGTATTAACGCCACAACGAAGGTGAAGGTGCAGCCGCAAATTTCGTGCTCGGTTGTTCCTCTCCGGCGTGAGATCTGTCTTCGTCTCTTCAATCTCGTCTCCCTCAAACTCTCCGCCTCTCCTCGAATGGCCGCCGCCGTCCGTAACTCGTCGCCACTCTCAAGGTAAAACTTCcatctctctctccttcattctCCTTCGTCTCCTCCATCTGAGTTTTAGGTTTTTGatctttttgttgattttacATTTAGGTGCTTCAATTTTTGTttcgattttgtttttgtttaggGTTTCGCGAAGGATTTGGTAACATCAACAATAGCATTCGACGTGGCCGGAGAAAGGAGACGAAAGAGAAGAGCCACCGACTCAACGACAACCACAGCGACCTTTGTCTAGAGGATACGGAGGCCGCGACGGTGgttctaatatgattcgaacaatattgtaaattctaatatgattcgaacAGTATTGTAAattctaatatgattcgaacAATTTAGTTCGTTCAAACAATTTACAAGCTCTAATATTATGATTCGATCAGTATTGTAAATTCAAACaatttagttttatttattttgataatgatttaattgattttagttTAGAGTTATTTGGTTTTAGTTATACTTTTGGCATGTTtagttataaaataaaatagtttaGTTACATTGTTTGGACGGAAGTCATCTTTGTTAATGGAGATAGATTATAGTAACCTATAACATTGTTTTAGTTAAAAATATTTGctttttagttaagaataaactCGATTTAGTTAATTCGTTTTAGTTAATACTCTATTTTTGAAGTTTAGTTAGGATTATCTTGGTTATAGTTAGGATTTTCTTACTTTTAGTTTTGTGTTTACGAGTTTTcatgttttgaattttatttataatttgaGATGTTTTAGTTATGGTTTTAGAAgttttagataaattaattttaGCTTTAGTTAAGATCCTTCACTTGGTTGATAAATAATTTGTATTTAGGTGCTAGGCTTGCCACTTGAGAATAACTTTGTTTTagttatttaattagttaagcattgaactaattagttaagaaatggaatcaattaattaagcaatggaatgaattagttaaagcaatgtaactaattagtttagtctaatattcaattagttaaacataaattcaattagttaagcctaaattcaattagttaagcctaaaattcaattagttaagttttggaaccaattagttaagcaatgaaatcaattagttaagcactataactaattagtgaaacgttgaaattcaattagttaagcatttgaaccaattagttaagaaatcgaactaattagttaagcatttggaccaattagttatgcaatgaaatcaattagttaagcactggaattaattagttaatcaatcgaactaattagttaaacatttgaaccaattggttaagcaatgaaaccaattagttaagcaatcgaactaattagttaagcatctgaaccaattagttaagcactggaattaattagttaatcaatcgaactaattagttaagcatttgaaccaattagttaagcaatgaaaccaattagttaagcactggaattaattagttaatcaatcgaactaattagttaagcatttgaaccaattagttaagcaatgaaaccaattagttaagcactggaaataattagttaagcaatcgaactaattagttaagcatttgaaccaattagttaagcaatgaaaccaattagttaagcactggaattaattagttaatcaatcgaactaattagttaagcatttgaaccaattagttaagctatgaaaccaattagttaagcacttgaattaattagttaagcaatcgaactaattagttaagcatttgaaccaattagttaagcaatgaaaccaattagttaagcactggaaataattagttaatcaatcgaactaattagttaagcatttgaaccaattagttaagcaatgaaaccaattagttaagcactgtaaTTAATTAggtaatcaatcgaactaattagttaagcatttgaaccaattagttaagcaatgaaaccaattagttaagcacttgaattaattagttaagcaatcgaactaattagttaagcaatgaaaccaattagttaagaaatcgaactaattagttaagcgtttgaaccaattagttaagcatttgaaccaattagttaagcaatgaaaccaatcagttaagcacttgaattaattagttaagaaatgaaaccaattagttatgcttttgttgtatttagttaCATCTTGTATGTTTTAGTTATATAAAGGAAGAAAATAGCTAGGCAAATTCGTAGTAGAAAGGAAGAAAATAGCTACTTAAGTTATAATTTTGATTGTGCATCAATCTTTTCCCTTGTAACTAATTCATGTAATCTTTTACTTCGGACAATCTTGAACGATTATTTACTTTGACAATCTTTGAGTATTTACTTTGCCAATCTTAAGCGTGCAATGGTTCTTAACTAAACCAAACTTAATCATAACTAAACCAATTTTAATCAGAAGTTTTAGTTACGATTTTTCGGAGTTTTAGTTATTATTTCAGAAGGTTTAGGTACGTGTTTCTGGGTATTAGTTTACGGATATAAATTAAGAAAGTAtttgttaagcctgaaattcaattagttaagcaacgaaacgaaatagttaaagcaatagaatcaattagttcaattagttaattagtgaattgaacgaattagttaaaaaatggaaccaattagttaagcactagaatcaattagttaagacaTTTGACTTTAGGTCAATGGAattaatccaattagttaagtctgaaatccaattagttaagcaaatgaACCAATTGGTTAAGCGATAGAATGAATTAGttaaagcaatgaaaccaattagttaagcctagaATTCAACTAGTTAAGTCTTGGAACTAATTAGTAAAGcattggaaccaattagttaagcaatgaaatcaattagttaagcaatgtaactaattagttaagcgtttaaattcaattagttaagcatttgaacaattagttaagcaatgaaaccaattagttaagcattaaaGGACTAACGAGCCATCAAGTAGAGCTGTCACTTGTAGAGCTGGTCACTTTcctaactaaaacaaaaaattcTTAACTAATGAAAATCTAATTTTAACTAAAGTAATTTAATCGTaactaaacaaaaaaaactcttaactaatacaaatatattattaactaaatataataaaaataaaccaACTAGCTAAGCActgaatttaattagttaagtattggaatcaattagttaagcaatgataccaattagttaagcaattaaaccaattagttaagaactgaaaccaactagttaagcaacgaaactaattagttaagcactgaatttaattagttaagtattggactcaattagttaagcaatgaaaccaattagttaagcaatgaaaccaattagttaaacaatggaaccaattagttaaacaatggaactCATTAGTTAAGTATTGGACTTATAAGTTAAGAATAATTTTGtattgaaatcaattagttaagcaatgaaaccaattagttaagcaattaaaccaaCTAGCTAAGCActgaatttaattagttaagtattgaaatcaattagttaagcaatgaaaccaattagttaagcaattaaaccaattagttaagcactgaaaccaactagttaagcaacgaaactaattagttaagcactgaatttaattagttaagtattggactcaattagttaagcaatggaaccaattagttaagcaatggaactcATTAGTTAATTATTGGACTTATTAATTAAGAATAATTTTGTTTAATAAATTTCgatttttagttaagaataatttcgtttaatttcgttttagttaagaataattttgttttagttactTGTTTCTTATTTCTAGATTTTTTTGAGTTTAAGGGCATGTTCGGCACCATTGTCAGTTttcagttttctgttttttaaaaacagaaaactgatttcagttttggttttctattttctcaaaactgtttcagttttggttttttattttctcaaaACTGTTTCATTTTAGATTCAAGTTAACTAAAAACTAATACTCTCACGTAATCTAAGCCTCAACTcttgaaattattattattattattattattattattattattattatttttttttttttttttttttttttttttttttttttctattattattattattattattattattattattattattattattattattattattattattattattattattactattattattattactactactaCGTTGATACTAATAGTTTATTGCTAAGTCAATTTGTATAATCCTCTAATAATTGATTGCTCCCAAAAAAAATACCAAAAGTTGATGGATAATTAATTCCATAACGTCATAACAAAATGCTAATGACAAAACTACAAAAGTAATACAACCAAAATATTCAAATATGATGTACCCTAGCTTATTCTACTTTCATTGAGAAATTTGTCTTTCCCACAATCGTTTTGCTAAACGATCTCGAAACTCCGCCATTCTACGAAGTTCACTTTGACTAACACTAGGAGTCACTAATTCTTCAGATCCATTGGCTAATCCATCATCTTCAAGTTCAACATTTTCATCTGCATAATGTGTGAACAAGGGATCTCCATCCTTACACATTTTTATGAAATTGTGGACAACGGAACATGATAAAACTATATACGTTTGTCTTTTTAAATCATATGGAGGCATATCTCTGAGAATAGGGAATCTAGCTTTCAAAACCCCAAAACATATTTCAATAACATTACGCAACGAAGAATgtgtataattaaatatctccTCCGGACCTTGTGGTCTCATTGTTCCCCTGTAGTCACGCAAATGATATCGTTCTCCACGATACGGTGAAAGAAAACCGGGCATATTTGTGTACCCCGAGTCAATTAGATAATATTTTCTCACAGGAGGCATAGGAAACTTAGTCTGTTCAATATTTGTAATTGTTTCCCAAAAAATTCTTGAATCATTTGCCGTACCTTCCCATCCAGCCATCACAAATGTGAATTTCATGTCAAATGAGCAAGCACACATTACGTTCATTGTAGGCTCAACTTTTTTCCCACGATATGGAATCTGTTGATCTTGTGGTACACGTGCTGATACATGAGTTCCATCAATAGCTCCTATGCAATTCTATAGAAAATTGATAAAATGAAAAACTACACACATAATAGTTTTAGATaatatttaaaagaaataaacaaTGGGGAAAAAATACCTTGAATATCGGATAATATCTTGGATTTTTTTAATCTCGGGAGGAGTTTCTTCAAATGATGGAGGAATGGTCAAATACTTAGACAAAGAAGAGATGGCATACAAGACCCTCCGGAAATGACGATGAATTGAGTCCAAAGAATGTTGAAATCTATCAGCTACAAATCTTTGTCCCGAATTATGAGAAATAATAAGAAGAAACATTGCAACTTGTTCTTGAATTGATATAAACGTAGAGTCTTTCAACTTATCCATTTTTTTAACTCTTCACACAAGCTTATAAAGATTTGGGGAGTCATTCGAAGCAACTCGAAGCATGTAATTGGATGTCCATTAAGAAGCTCAAGAACATATTGATGACCTGTTAACTTTAAAATCCTTTGCAAGCGGGGTTTATTTTTAAGAAATCCGTTATTTTTCAAGTTAACATAGATTGTCATTAATTGTTGAAAATCCTCTTTATCTGAATCAGATAAAAGTTCTTCATCTGAATCAGATAAAAGTTCTTCATCTGAATCAGATAAAAGTTCTTCAATATCCAAACTCATAGCCATCTACAACTTCAAGTAAAAAATATAAGTATAATCACTacataaaagaaaaaaagatgTAAGTTTCAATCACCATCATTCATATCATATCCAAAATTCTAATacaaaagagagaaaataaattCAACAAGACCGCATTATTAAATTGAGTTCAAAAAACATCTAACACAATATCAAATTTGAGTTCTAATAACATCAAACACATACTAAAATAGTTGTAACAAATTTTAAAGAGGACATGCTTAAAGATTAAGAACAAAATCTATTTTCCTATCATCGGGAAATTGAAGGAACATTTTCCTCCACAATGGATCATCATGTATGAGTTTAGTTGCCTTTGCAAATGAAGCTCCATCAATTCCTTCGAGAGCACTTAATGTATCTATGCATTCCATAAGCAAATCATCATCCTCCTTTGATTGTTGTCCACCTCCATTATTACCATTAATCTTTTTCTCAAGAAGTTCAAGCTTTTTCTTAGAATTTTCACTCATTGCAACCAATGCATCTGCCATTGCTGTATTAACTTTCTCCCTTAACTTCTTAGGATTGACACTAGTTTTGActttcttggattttggaccctCTTCACATTGCTTTTCTAAATCACCTACTTCTCCATCTGTGTCATTTTCATCCTCACTATCAGAAGGGCTTTTCGTAGAAGGGTGTGAACTAAGACCTGTAGCTGTTGTATCACCAAAAATTGTGCATAGTTTATCAAAATGCTTACATCCTTTCCTTCTAAAAGTTTTGGCAGACTTATGTTTCTGCAACAATGAAAACAAATAAAGGGAATAGGTTGATTAGCGAAAGAATGCCCCCTACACAAAAGTATAAGAATCATAATGAACTTATTGAAATCAAGTACCTCGTATAACTTTTTCCATACAACATCCTCAGCTTTCAGTTGATAAGGCACAGCATTGTACCCAATCCCAGTCTCCtcttttaatttattaaagTCCTTCCACCTTTGTCTTAATTGATTATATTTGTTCTTAAGTTGTTCTTGACTATAATCCTTTTTTGACTTCTCTTTTAGATTTTGCTTCACAGTCTTCCAAGCCGACTTAGTAAGGGTGGTTGTTGGTCTATTTCCCTTTTTTACTTCTTCCTCTATCAAGCTTATTAAGTAAGATTCAATATTTTCATTCCACACACCAACTCCTCCAATAGcatcaatctcaacaacatcatcttcgCACTTAACCTCATTAGTTGGAATTGACATCTATCAAATGATCACAAATATATGATATAAGAATTTGGCATACATAGAGTAACTAACCGGAAcaataacaaaaagaaacatCTTGGAATATAACCCTGTACTTACTGACCCTTTTTACTGACCCTTAATTCCTATCAAATTATGAGCTCAAATTATGAGAATCAAATATATGCAGTCAATCGATATCTCACCCGACTGTCACACGACTCTCACACTTTGAAGTTATTATAGCAAGAGCTCATAGCATTAACAAGTACTAACATTCTCAGGAACAATAAGTCAATAACATTAACACAAATTCACAGCATAGCAGCACATTCTGTCTAAATTATGTATTCAGACCTTTTATTTTACTCAAAAACTCGTTTTAGACAATCAACAAAGCAGTCACACAGACCTTTTATTGTACTGTACTTGTTTTAGACACTCAACATAGCATCACACTTACTAATGCCTCACATCCACGTATTAACTTGTATGAATTAATTGCTACCTATTGGTCA encodes:
- the LOC110806137 gene encoding uncharacterized protein is translated as MSKSLLQPIGQKRLTNVAVVRLKKHGNRFEIACYKNKVLSWRSAVEKDIDEVLQSQIVYSNVSKGVLAKSKDLIAAFGTDDQTKICLEILDKGELQVAGKEREAQLSSQFRDIATIVMQKTINPETKHPYTISMIERLMHEIHYAVDPHSSSKKQALEVIRELQKKFPIKRSPMRLRITISLQSFPSIKENLETWHGEIVSKEESGNQLSVVCELDPGIFREFDGLVRNLQGRLEILAVSVHTEGDTGVDAFDEFNEDIPPSLSTEASALQLSERLQKQSVSTSTKSCEGGVKQTKCSTCNALVGDAKQYREHFKSEWHKHNMKRKTRNLPPLSAEECSADVELDDSKDDLKEYSF
- the LOC130471472 gene encoding protein ALP1-like, translated to MAMSLDIEELLSDSDEELLSDSDEELLSDSDKEDFQQLMTIYNCIGAIDGTHVSARVPQDQQIPYRGKKVEPTMNVMCACSFDMKFTFVMAGWEGTANDSRIFWETITNIEQTKFPMPPVRKYYLIDSGYTNMPGFLSPYRGERYHLRDYRGTMRPQGPEEIFNYTHSSLRNVIEICFGVLKARFPILRDMPPYDLKRQTYIVLSCSVVHNFIKMCKDGDPLFTHYADENVELEDDGLANGSEELVTPSVSQSELRRMAEFRDRLAKRLWERQISQ
- the LOC130471473 gene encoding L10-interacting MYB domain-containing protein-like; its protein translation is MSIPTNEVKCEDDVVEIDAIGGVGVWNENIESYLISLIEEEVKKGNRPTTTLTKSAWKTVKQNLKEKSKKDYSQEQLKNKYNQLRQRWKDFNKLKEETGIGYNAVPYQLKAEDVVWKKLYEKHKSAKTFRRKGCKHFDKLCTIFGDTTATGLSSHPSTKSPSDSEDENDTDGEVGDLEKQCEEGPKSKKVKTSVNPKKLREKVNTAMADALVAMSENSKKKLELLEKKINGNNGGGQQSKEDDDLLMECIDTLSALEGIDGASFAKATKLIHDDPLWRKMFLQFPDDRKIDFVLNL